One window from the genome of Oryctolagus cuniculus chromosome 1, mOryCun1.1, whole genome shotgun sequence encodes:
- the LOC100345217 gene encoding large ribosomal subunit protein eL32 — translation MAALRPLVKPKIVKKRTKKFIRHQSDRYVKIKRNWRKPRGIDNRVRRRFKGQILMPNIGYGSNKKTKHMLPSGFRKFLVHNVKELEVLLMCNKSYCAEIAHNVSSKNRKAIVERAAQLAIRVTNPNARLRSEENE, via the coding sequence ATGGCCGCCCTCAGACCCCTGGTGAAGCCCAAGATCGTCAAAAAGAGGACCAAGAAGTTCATCCGCCACCAGTCGGACCGCTATGTCAAGATTAAGCGTAACTGGCGGAAACCCAGAGGCATTGACAACAGGGTGCGGAGAAGATTCAAGGGCCAGATCTTGATGCCCAACATTGGCTACGGGAGCAACAAGAAGACCAAGCACATGCTGCCCAGCGGCTTCCGGAAGTTCCTGGTCCACAACGTCAAGGAGCTGGAGGTGCTGCTGATGTGCAACAAATCCTACTGTGCAGAGATTGCTCACAACGTCTCCTCCAAGAACCGCAAAGCCATTGTGGAGAGAGCGGCCCAGCTGGCCATCAGGGTCACCAACCCCAACGCCAGGCTGCGCAGTGAAGAAAATGAGTAG